One genomic region from Kamptonema formosum PCC 6407 encodes:
- a CDS encoding DUF3598 family protein, translating to MSNILQLSNFKIFQKNTGVWEGNWTILDGDCKEIQRFIAVVTQRIIDNQWRQTNVQTYSNGKIETQNFIGYVVGEGKVKIESPNPPFSNYNTLATEFGDDLIIFQVWDNANGSLRAIETINLVSAYERIRTTQSLTPEGKLRGVMVITERKIE from the coding sequence ATGAGCAATATCTTACAACTAAGTAACTTTAAAATTTTCCAGAAAAATACTGGAGTCTGGGAAGGAAACTGGACAATTCTCGATGGAGACTGCAAGGAAATCCAGAGATTTATAGCGGTTGTTACCCAGAGAATAATTGACAATCAGTGGAGACAAACCAATGTTCAGACATATAGCAATGGCAAAATTGAAACTCAAAACTTTATAGGTTATGTTGTTGGTGAAGGAAAAGTGAAAATTGAAAGTCCCAACCCGCCTTTTTCCAACTATAATACATTAGCCACAGAATTTGGAGACGATCTGATAATTTTTCAAGTGTGGGACAACGCCAATGGTAGTTTGAGGGCTATTGAAACTATTAATCTGGTCAGTGCTTATGAACGAATCCGCACTACTCAAAGCTTGACACCAGAAGGAAAACTCAGAGGAGTGATGGTAATTACTGAACGGAAAATTGAGTAA
- a CDS encoding Spy/CpxP family protein refolding chaperone, whose translation MKKHLLFLPGVIALIIAAAPVIPAFTNNAVATDAQPGRAGGARAKSNQLNLTDAQKAQMKQIRESSRQQMDAIFTPEQKEQLRTARQQRQKPNLNLSEAQKAQLKAIRENTKSQMDAILTAEQKQKLQEMRSSRQGNKPGQPQ comes from the coding sequence ATGAAGAAACATTTGTTATTTCTGCCCGGAGTAATTGCCTTAATTATTGCTGCTGCTCCTGTAATTCCTGCATTTACCAATAATGCCGTTGCTACTGATGCTCAACCAGGTAGAGCAGGTGGAGCGAGAGCGAAATCTAATCAACTGAATTTGACTGATGCTCAAAAGGCACAAATGAAGCAAATTCGAGAATCTAGCCGCCAACAAATGGATGCTATTTTCACTCCAGAGCAAAAAGAACAACTGCGTACAGCTCGGCAACAACGACAAAAGCCTAACCTGAATTTGAGTGAAGCTCAAAAAGCGCAACTCAAAGCGATTCGGGAAAATACAAAGAGTCAGATGGATGCGATTCTGACTGCTGAGCAAAAGCAAAAACTTCAGGAAATGCGCTCTTCTCGTCAGGGGAATAAGCCAGGTCAGCCTCAATAA
- a CDS encoding DEAD/DEAH box helicase, whose product MPRTPTLTFDRGTLLLHPPPRGKAWVDFATWDDRVEKFRIPAIHYRPLLEALQAERLNYTDDAKGYQQLELVPSVEMPPYQHQEEALAAWQQAGSKGVVVLPTASGKTYLAQLAMQATGRSSLIVVPTLDLMHQWYANLKAAFPDIEIGLLGGGSRDKTPILVATYDSATIHAETLGNKYGLLVFDECHHLPTDFYRVIAEYAIAPFRLGLTATPDRSDGRHSDLNALIGPTVFSRTPEQLAGGALAEHKIVQIMVKLSKEEGDRYQELIKIRNEFLKQSNIKLSSLEGWKNFVMMSARSPLGRRAMLAHREAKEISLCTDGKIRVLAGLLAQHYPHRTLIFTADNATVYRVSQEFLIPSITHQTPVKERHQILTQFRSGEYNTLIASHVLNEGVDVPDARIAIILSGTGSEREYIQRLGRVLRKGNDENKLAILYEVVTENTSEERTSQRRRGESKPEKPKKSKEKEQEQPEYEQLEFIKPTLIYGVNQPTTRLAAETPAKWGENHDESQD is encoded by the coding sequence ATGCCTCGGACTCCTACCTTAACATTCGATCGCGGTACTCTACTCCTGCATCCACCACCCAGAGGCAAAGCCTGGGTGGACTTTGCGACGTGGGACGATCGCGTGGAAAAATTTCGGATTCCGGCTATTCACTATCGGCCTCTGCTAGAAGCGTTGCAAGCGGAACGCCTTAACTACACTGACGACGCAAAGGGATATCAACAACTCGAACTCGTCCCCAGCGTTGAAATGCCGCCCTATCAGCATCAAGAAGAAGCCTTAGCAGCTTGGCAACAAGCGGGTAGTAAAGGCGTTGTGGTACTTCCTACGGCATCGGGCAAAACTTACCTCGCACAATTAGCGATGCAAGCAACTGGTCGCAGTAGCCTAATTGTAGTGCCAACTCTGGATTTAATGCACCAGTGGTATGCGAATTTAAAGGCAGCTTTTCCCGATATTGAAATCGGATTGCTAGGTGGTGGTTCGCGGGATAAAACGCCAATTCTAGTGGCTACTTACGACAGTGCAACCATTCACGCTGAAACTTTGGGTAATAAATATGGTTTGCTAGTTTTTGACGAGTGCCATCACTTACCGACTGATTTTTATCGAGTGATCGCTGAGTATGCGATCGCACCCTTCCGCCTTGGGTTAACAGCAACACCCGATCGTTCCGATGGCCGTCACAGCGACCTCAACGCCCTGATCGGCCCTACAGTTTTCAGTCGCACGCCCGAACAACTGGCAGGGGGCGCTTTAGCTGAACATAAGATAGTTCAGATCATGGTCAAATTGTCAAAGGAAGAGGGCGATCGCTACCAAGAACTGATTAAAATTCGTAACGAATTCTTAAAACAATCCAATATTAAGCTATCCAGCCTTGAAGGTTGGAAAAACTTTGTGATGATGAGTGCGCGATCGCCTCTCGGTCGTCGTGCCATGTTAGCACACCGCGAAGCCAAAGAAATCTCGCTTTGTACAGATGGAAAAATCAGAGTTTTGGCAGGCTTACTTGCCCAACATTACCCCCATCGCACTCTAATTTTTACCGCAGATAACGCCACTGTTTACCGCGTTTCCCAAGAATTTTTAATCCCAAGTATTACCCATCAAACGCCAGTTAAAGAGCGCCATCAAATCCTTACCCAATTTCGCAGCGGCGAATATAACACTTTAATTGCTTCCCACGTTCTAAATGAAGGTGTTGACGTTCCCGATGCCAGAATAGCTATTATTTTATCCGGGACGGGAAGCGAACGGGAATACATACAACGTTTAGGACGAGTGCTTCGTAAAGGCAATGATGAAAACAAGTTAGCAATTCTCTATGAAGTAGTTACAGAAAACACCAGTGAAGAACGCACTTCTCAGCGGCGGCGGGGGGAAAGCAAACCGGAAAAACCTAAAAAATCTAAAGAGAAAGAACAAGAACAACCAGAATATGAGCAATTGGAATTTATTAAGCCAACACTAATCTATGGTGTAAATCAGCCCACTACTAGGCTAGCTGCTGAAACTCCGGCGAAATGGGGAGAAAATCATGATGAAAGTCAAGATTGA
- the tftA gene encoding hormogonium tapered terminus morphoprotein TftA yields the protein MARIFLSAAHGGFENGARDPGTIAGGTTEAKEMILIRDLVVAELRSRAVEIIAAPDELSQEQTIDWINARSRKGDLALEIQASGASNPSVRGATIFYIAANNERKADAEMLIMALLRRVPQLPNRGAKPDSATGLGRLIFCRWILIPSVLLEIGYLTNPDDRALIQTRRRDIALGIADGLSMWITGGSIPTPPPNTYFPIKININGQIYGEQGVLINGNSYIPIDLVDRLKIDLSKLSRVNRVNYKNIVYVKAIELRDFNISVTWDNPNRAVVLRSNFKIDPGNIDKIMTPGSATEVQLMMFLKTNNENVLNNFPDIAKLYREEGTIEGVNYDLAFSQMCLETNFLRFGGEIRPTQNNFAALGSVGGSTETASFPSARIGVRAHIQHLKAYASTEPLVQELVDPRFRFVTRGIAPLVDQLSGRWAADVQYGSKILTLVKRLYEIAGLM from the coding sequence ATGGCTAGAATTTTTTTATCAGCAGCTCACGGTGGCTTTGAAAATGGAGCAAGAGATCCCGGAACGATCGCAGGTGGTACAACAGAAGCCAAGGAAATGATCCTGATTCGCGACTTGGTGGTAGCTGAATTGCGATCGCGAGCTGTCGAAATTATAGCAGCACCCGACGAACTCTCTCAAGAACAAACTATTGACTGGATTAACGCCCGCTCTCGCAAAGGCGATTTAGCCTTAGAAATCCAAGCTAGCGGGGCTTCTAACCCTTCTGTTCGCGGCGCAACAATTTTTTACATTGCAGCCAATAACGAACGCAAAGCTGATGCTGAAATGCTAATCATGGCCTTGCTGCGGCGGGTTCCCCAATTGCCCAATCGTGGAGCGAAACCAGACAGCGCTACTGGTTTGGGGCGATTGATATTTTGCCGATGGATTCTCATTCCTTCGGTACTACTTGAAATTGGCTATCTCACTAACCCCGACGATCGCGCCTTAATTCAAACTCGCCGCCGCGACATCGCCTTGGGAATCGCTGATGGTTTGTCAATGTGGATTACAGGCGGTTCCATCCCCACTCCCCCCCCCAATACATATTTTCCGATCAAAATCAACATCAACGGTCAAATTTATGGAGAGCAGGGAGTTTTAATTAATGGCAATTCCTACATCCCCATTGATTTAGTAGATAGATTGAAAATTGACTTATCTAAGCTTTCCAGAGTTAACCGCGTCAACTACAAAAACATCGTTTATGTCAAAGCAATTGAACTGCGAGACTTTAATATTTCCGTGACTTGGGACAATCCCAACCGCGCTGTAGTTTTGCGGTCTAACTTTAAGATCGATCCGGGTAACATCGACAAAATTATGACACCAGGAAGTGCAACTGAAGTGCAGTTAATGATGTTTTTAAAGACGAATAACGAGAATGTTTTAAATAATTTTCCCGATATAGCTAAGCTTTATCGAGAGGAAGGGACTATTGAGGGCGTTAACTACGATCTTGCCTTTTCTCAAATGTGCCTAGAAACTAATTTCCTGCGATTTGGCGGAGAAATCCGCCCGACTCAAAATAATTTTGCCGCTTTGGGCTCTGTAGGAGGTTCTACGGAAACTGCATCTTTTCCTAGTGCCAGAATTGGCGTAAGAGCTCACATTCAACATTTAAAAGCTTACGCCAGCACAGAGCCATTAGTGCAGGAGCTTGTCGATCCCCGATTTCGCTTTGTCACACGGGGAATTGCTCCTTTAGTAGATCAGCTTAGCGGACGCTGGGCGGCTGATGTGCAGTACGGCTCTAAAATTTTGACTCTCGTTAAAAGGCTCTACGAAATCGCAGGTTTGATGTAA
- a CDS encoding VOC family protein, translated as MQITQFLHAAIVVSHLEKSEFFYGTVLNLSKVDRDLKFPGAWYQIGNFQIHLLAASTIIDDRGDSEKWGRNRHLAFSVANLNQAKEQLIAHNCPIQMSASGRNALFTQDPDGNIIELSE; from the coding sequence ATGCAAATCACTCAATTTCTCCACGCTGCTATAGTTGTTAGTCACCTCGAAAAATCAGAATTTTTTTATGGAACTGTCTTAAACCTCTCCAAAGTTGACAGAGATTTAAAATTTCCAGGTGCATGGTATCAAATTGGTAACTTCCAAATCCATTTACTAGCCGCGTCAACAATTATAGACGATCGCGGAGATTCTGAAAAATGGGGGCGCAACCGACATCTAGCATTTTCAGTTGCGAATTTAAACCAAGCTAAAGAACAATTGATTGCCCACAATTGCCCCATACAAATGAGTGCATCAGGTCGCAATGCTTTGTTTACTCAAGACCCAGATGGTAACATAATTGAACTCAGCGAATAA
- a CDS encoding SulP family inorganic anion transporter encodes MSIKLVNSIHLRNLRGDVFGGLTAAIVALPLALAFGVSSGAGAIAGLYGAIFVGFFAALFGGTPAQVSGPTGPMTVVITTVIAALVARHPDTGLALAFTVVILGGLFQILFGVLRLGQYITLMPYTVISGFMSGIGVIIISIEIPPLLGYQGTGGVWGTIQQLPTYLSQPNPVATGLGLLTLVLVFAVPPKINRIVPSPLLALVVVTIISVVLFRDADIPRIGAIPTGLPTLRIPAFNLSEMKEIFRYGLMLGILGAIDSLLTSLVADSISHTQHDSDKELIGQGIGNCISGLFGGLPGAGATMRTVVNVQAGGKTPLSGMIHAVVLLLIVLWAGPLTTVIPHAVLAGLLLKVGIDIIDWGFIKRAHHLSFKGTGLMYLVLLLTVFVDLITAVVVGAFIANLLTIKRLTDLQSDRVQAITNPAQSNHNLSLGEQEILIQSGEDILLFQLGGPLSFGAAKIISERMSMVKDYQALVLDLSEVPSIGVTAALAVETMVENAVKRQRHVWIVVTPGQVQRRIEKLQLQRFSTSNKLSQVEDGGVSPQIHLMENRFEALRSALAIVQPKIL; translated from the coding sequence GTGTCGATCAAACTTGTAAACAGCATTCATTTGCGGAACCTGCGGGGCGATGTATTTGGTGGCTTGACTGCGGCAATTGTGGCGTTACCCTTGGCGTTAGCCTTTGGAGTTTCCTCTGGGGCGGGAGCGATCGCAGGTCTCTATGGCGCAATTTTTGTCGGCTTTTTCGCTGCTTTATTTGGTGGCACTCCCGCTCAAGTTTCGGGGCCCACTGGCCCGATGACGGTGGTGATCACTACTGTCATCGCTGCTTTGGTCGCACGTCACCCGGATACGGGGTTGGCGCTGGCGTTTACTGTCGTCATCTTGGGGGGACTCTTCCAAATTCTGTTCGGAGTGTTGCGTCTGGGACAGTACATTACCCTGATGCCCTATACCGTGATTTCTGGCTTCATGTCGGGGATTGGGGTCATCATTATCTCGATCGAAATTCCGCCGCTACTGGGCTATCAAGGAACAGGCGGAGTCTGGGGAACAATACAACAGTTACCGACCTATCTCAGTCAGCCAAACCCTGTGGCAACGGGGCTGGGGCTGCTGACGCTGGTATTAGTGTTTGCAGTACCGCCCAAGATTAATCGCATCGTACCCTCGCCTCTGTTGGCGTTGGTGGTCGTTACTATCATCTCAGTGGTGTTATTTCGCGATGCAGATATCCCGCGCATTGGGGCAATTCCTACGGGATTACCGACGTTGCGAATCCCTGCATTTAACCTTAGCGAGATGAAGGAGATTTTTCGCTATGGGCTGATGTTGGGAATTTTAGGTGCGATCGACTCTTTGTTAACCTCTTTAGTGGCAGATAGTATTTCACATACGCAGCATGATTCTGATAAGGAGTTAATCGGTCAGGGGATTGGCAATTGTATTTCTGGCTTATTTGGGGGCTTACCAGGGGCGGGAGCCACTATGCGAACGGTGGTAAATGTGCAGGCTGGGGGCAAAACTCCTTTATCGGGGATGATTCATGCGGTGGTGCTGTTGCTGATCGTGCTCTGGGCGGGGCCTTTAACGACGGTAATTCCTCACGCTGTGCTGGCGGGTCTTTTGCTGAAAGTTGGGATTGATATTATTGACTGGGGATTTATTAAACGCGCCCATCATCTATCCTTCAAAGGCACAGGATTGATGTATTTGGTGCTGTTGCTGACGGTTTTTGTGGATTTGATTACGGCTGTGGTGGTAGGGGCGTTTATTGCTAACCTACTAACGATTAAACGCTTGACGGATTTGCAGAGCGATCGCGTTCAAGCTATTACTAATCCGGCTCAGTCTAATCATAATTTGAGTCTGGGGGAACAAGAGATATTAATCCAGTCCGGGGAAGATATTTTGCTATTTCAATTGGGGGGGCCTTTGAGTTTTGGAGCTGCGAAGATCATCTCTGAGCGGATGTCAATGGTTAAAGACTATCAGGCTCTGGTGTTAGATTTGAGCGAAGTGCCGTCAATTGGGGTGACAGCGGCCTTGGCGGTGGAAACGATGGTGGAAAATGCAGTGAAGCGTCAACGTCATGTGTGGATTGTGGTGACACCCGGACAGGTTCAGCGCCGCATTGAAAAACTTCAGTTGCAACGTTTTTCTACAAGCAACAAATTGTCTCAGGTGGAAGATGGGGGTGTGTCGCCACAAATTCACCTGATGGAGAACCGCTTTGAGGCGTTGCGATCGGCTTTAGCGATCGTTCAACCTAAGATTCTTTAA
- a CDS encoding recombinase family protein, with protein sequence MKIIAYSYSDPLLEIAPPASIWEREVDRIYQDLGGREQLQQLLKDCQSEPPEYLLIQRVEELGDTVQQVCDRLSQIEALGIELIIEGKTANSQVSTITDLLKLLNEIQQSQHSRSIRKGHARNRIKALPPPGKAPYGYRRGKDRYTVDRSAAPAVKDFFEHFLLYGSLRGSVRYLAKKYGKKISVSTGRRWLTNPVYRGDLEYQNDQVISNTHIPIISREEAAQIDRLLRRNQRLPPRTASAPRSLAGLVVCKECDSAMTVAKVTSHRKDQEYLYLRPISCPQKPKCKALSYEKILSQTIEVICRDLPLAVAELTMPDMEGIKGGIVSEIAAKQEIIDRLPILTEEGILDVETAELRSYKLRTEISELQSKLAQLPPVNLRSIAQAVSLPQFWLDLSESERRFYFREFISQIEIIRQDTSWEIQIVFIF encoded by the coding sequence ATGAAAATAATTGCTTATTCTTATAGCGATCCTCTACTTGAAATAGCACCGCCAGCATCAATTTGGGAAAGGGAAGTCGATCGCATCTATCAAGATTTAGGGGGACGCGAACAACTGCAACAACTCTTAAAAGACTGCCAATCGGAACCCCCAGAATATCTATTAATTCAGCGCGTGGAAGAACTGGGCGATACTGTGCAGCAAGTCTGCGATCGCCTCTCCCAAATTGAAGCTCTCGGTATTGAGTTAATTATAGAGGGAAAAACAGCTAATAGTCAAGTTTCAACTATTACCGATTTACTCAAATTACTTAACGAAATTCAACAGAGTCAACACAGCCGCAGCATTCGCAAAGGACACGCTAGAAACCGGATCAAAGCTCTTCCACCTCCCGGAAAAGCGCCCTATGGATATCGGCGGGGAAAAGACCGCTATACTGTCGATCGCAGCGCTGCACCAGCCGTTAAAGACTTTTTTGAACACTTTTTGCTCTATGGTTCCTTGCGGGGTTCTGTTCGTTATTTAGCCAAGAAGTACGGCAAGAAAATCTCTGTCAGCACGGGTCGCCGCTGGTTGACAAATCCCGTCTATCGAGGGGATTTAGAATATCAAAACGACCAGGTAATTTCTAATACTCATATTCCGATTATTTCCAGAGAAGAAGCGGCCCAAATAGACCGCCTTCTGCGCCGCAATCAGAGGCTCCCTCCCCGCACTGCTAGCGCCCCCCGTTCTTTGGCGGGTTTAGTAGTTTGTAAAGAGTGCGATTCAGCCATGACAGTTGCTAAAGTTACATCCCATCGCAAAGACCAAGAATATCTTTATTTGCGGCCGATTAGCTGTCCCCAAAAACCTAAGTGCAAAGCCTTATCTTATGAGAAGATATTATCACAAACTATTGAGGTAATTTGTCGAGATCTGCCCCTGGCTGTGGCAGAATTAACAATGCCAGATATGGAGGGAATTAAAGGAGGAATTGTGAGCGAGATCGCAGCTAAGCAAGAAATTATCGATCGATTACCTATTTTGACTGAAGAGGGGATTTTAGATGTAGAAACCGCAGAATTGCGAAGTTATAAACTGCGTACAGAAATTTCCGAACTGCAAAGCAAACTCGCACAGCTTCCGCCTGTGAATTTGCGCTCAATTGCTCAAGCTGTTTCTCTACCGCAATTCTGGCTAGATTTGTCAGAATCAGAGCGCCGATTCTACTTTCGAGAATTTATTAGTCAAATTGAAATTATTCGTCAGGATACAAGCTGGGAGATTCAAATTGTCTTTATTTTTTGA
- a CDS encoding DUF790 family protein yields the protein MLPSDLLSHRQNGESIIPLRLNIDSRNLDTASEMIACFQAAIGTTQGELDRGLQELEGDSPDYRLKRGFAHLLRSGFCTFEVVSPLEPSELRQRIFALASQSIPSSNSTLLTLEKVAIELSQELNREVLPTELSFGLYADLAENKILTQFDAPTPEDLLHRYNVSQVQGIFYRASHVQLNAHRNDPGEYKLLFRYLKLFQLMTYIEGDADRGFTLTIDGPVSLFKPSTRYGLALAKMIPALLHVTKWSLHATLQNRDPYSGVWKTGKFTFNSDCGLVSHYPPGKPYDSMLEASFAGKWDALKTEWRLEREVDLIPIPGSVMIPDFRLVHPDGRSFLLEIVGYWRPEYLQKKFSQVRRSECDNLILAISERLNLEKAGVQVKDVPAKIIWFKDKLLPKAVLEVLD from the coding sequence ATGTTACCGAGTGATTTATTAAGTCATCGCCAAAATGGTGAGTCAATCATCCCGCTACGCCTCAATATCGATTCCAGAAACCTAGATACAGCTAGCGAAATGATTGCCTGTTTTCAAGCAGCAATTGGCACAACTCAAGGCGAACTAGATCGAGGTTTACAAGAATTAGAAGGCGATAGTCCAGACTATCGCCTTAAGCGAGGATTTGCTCATCTTCTCAGAAGTGGTTTTTGTACATTTGAGGTAGTTAGTCCCCTAGAACCATCTGAGTTAAGGCAGCGAATTTTTGCCTTAGCTTCTCAGTCAATACCTAGCAGTAATTCTACGCTGTTAACTCTTGAAAAAGTAGCAATTGAACTGAGTCAAGAGTTAAATAGAGAGGTTTTGCCTACAGAATTGAGTTTTGGTTTATACGCAGATTTAGCCGAGAATAAAATCCTTACTCAATTTGATGCACCAACGCCAGAAGATTTATTACATAGATATAATGTTTCTCAAGTCCAAGGTATATTTTATCGTGCCAGTCACGTTCAATTAAACGCCCATCGCAACGATCCAGGGGAGTATAAACTATTATTTCGCTATCTTAAACTCTTTCAATTAATGACTTATATTGAAGGTGATGCCGATCGAGGTTTTACTCTGACAATTGATGGGCCTGTAAGCTTATTTAAGCCAAGCACTCGTTACGGTCTTGCTTTAGCTAAAATGATACCAGCGTTGCTGCACGTTACCAAATGGAGTTTGCACGCGACTTTACAAAATCGTGACCCTTATAGTGGTGTTTGGAAAACAGGTAAATTTACTTTTAACTCGGATTGCGGCTTGGTTAGTCACTATCCCCCCGGTAAACCTTATGATAGTATGTTAGAAGCGTCATTTGCTGGTAAGTGGGATGCGCTAAAAACAGAATGGCGACTGGAGAGAGAAGTTGATTTAATCCCAATTCCTGGTAGCGTGATGATTCCAGATTTTCGGTTAGTTCATCCCGATGGCAGGTCATTTTTATTGGAAATTGTCGGTTATTGGCGACCAGAATATTTGCAAAAGAAATTTTCTCAAGTTCGACGTTCTGAATGCGATAATTTGATTTTGGCGATTTCAGAAAGATTGAATTTAGAAAAAGCGGGGGTGCAGGTGAAAGATGTGCCGGCTAAGATTATCTGGTTTAAAGATAAATTATTGCCCAAGGCAGTGCTGGAAGTGCTAGATTAA